In Iodobacter fluviatilis, one DNA window encodes the following:
- the phnX gene encoding phosphonoacetaldehyde hydrolase, translating into MNYRYTRAYLGPIQAVIFDWAGTVLDFGSFAPTQVLIEAFAGFGIEISLAEARVPMGMAKWDHIKALGQLPTVAARWQAKFDRSMTDADVDALYAAFMPLQIAKVGQYSLPINGALDVMAALRAKGIKIGSCTGYPRQVMNALLPIARERGYAPDCIVAADDLKAGARPGPWMALQNVIELAVSDVAACVKVDDTAVGIDEGLNAGMWTVGLSVTGNEVGLTAAEWADLSTAEQAKKRAVAVEKLSRAGAHYVIDSIADLLPVLADIEARMARSERP; encoded by the coding sequence ATGAATTATCGTTACACCCGCGCTTATCTTGGCCCGATTCAGGCGGTTATTTTTGACTGGGCTGGCACCGTGCTGGATTTTGGCTCTTTTGCGCCGACTCAGGTTTTGATCGAGGCTTTTGCGGGCTTTGGGATCGAGATTTCCCTTGCTGAGGCGCGTGTGCCGATGGGGATGGCAAAGTGGGACCATATCAAAGCTTTGGGGCAATTGCCAACGGTGGCCGCACGTTGGCAGGCGAAGTTTGATCGCAGCATGACAGATGCCGATGTGGATGCACTGTACGCGGCGTTTATGCCTTTGCAGATTGCCAAGGTGGGCCAGTATTCCCTGCCAATTAACGGTGCGCTCGATGTGATGGCCGCGCTGCGTGCCAAGGGTATCAAAATTGGTAGTTGCACGGGCTACCCGCGCCAAGTGATGAATGCCTTGCTGCCGATTGCCCGCGAGCGTGGTTATGCGCCGGATTGCATCGTGGCGGCCGATGATCTAAAGGCAGGCGCGCGCCCGGGGCCCTGGATGGCATTGCAAAATGTGATCGAGCTGGCCGTGAGCGATGTGGCCGCCTGCGTGAAGGTGGACGATACCGCAGTGGGAATTGATGAGGGCTTAAATGCCGGTATGTGGACGGTAGGGCTATCGGTGACGGGTAATGAAGTGGGCTTAACTGCCGCAGAGTGGGCCGATTTAAGCACTGCCGAGCAAGCCAAAAAACGTGCCGTGGCGGTAGAAAAATTGTCACGGGCGGGGGCGCATTATGTGATCGATAGCATCGCCGATTTACTGCCGGTGTTGGCCGATATTGAAGCACGCATGGCTCGATCAGAGCGTCCTTGA
- a CDS encoding 2-aminoethylphosphonate--pyruvate transaminase, with amino-acid sequence MREPILLTPGPLTTSLATKAAMLVDWGSWDAKFNALTASVCADLLRIANLGDGYVCVPLQGSGTFAVEAAIGSLVPKDREILVLVNGAYGQRMAKIATVMGRKVSVLAVSDGTPVSAAAVAEALAANPAISHVGMIHCETATGLLNPVAEVAAVVQAAGRALILDSMSAFGALPVDGLPVDAVISSANKCLEGVPGMGFVIVKQSALVQGQSPSLSLDLCDQFEYMQKTGQWRFTPPTHVVAAFRAALDQYWAEGGQPARLARYQANGDALLAGMKKLGLQSFLPADLQAPIIYTFFAPHHPGYDFQRFYQAVRARGFLLYPGKLTEVETFRVGCIGAIDQAEIQQAIAVIAEVLAELGWSD; translated from the coding sequence ATGCGTGAACCGATTTTACTCACACCCGGTCCTTTGACCACCTCGCTGGCAACTAAAGCCGCCATGCTGGTCGATTGGGGCTCTTGGGATGCTAAATTTAATGCGCTGACAGCCAGTGTGTGCGCCGATTTGCTGCGCATCGCCAACCTAGGGGATGGCTATGTTTGCGTGCCTTTACAAGGATCTGGCACGTTTGCAGTGGAGGCCGCCATTGGCAGCTTGGTGCCCAAAGATCGTGAAATCCTGGTGTTGGTGAACGGTGCTTATGGGCAAAGAATGGCCAAGATCGCTACCGTAATGGGGCGTAAGGTCAGCGTGCTGGCGGTCAGCGATGGCACGCCAGTCAGCGCTGCTGCCGTTGCTGAGGCGCTGGCAGCCAATCCGGCCATATCGCATGTGGGCATGATTCATTGTGAAACGGCGACAGGTTTACTCAATCCCGTGGCAGAAGTGGCCGCCGTGGTGCAGGCCGCTGGGCGAGCCTTGATTTTGGATTCGATGTCGGCATTTGGCGCTTTGCCGGTGGATGGTTTGCCGGTGGATGCCGTGATTTCTTCGGCCAATAAATGCCTGGAAGGCGTGCCTGGCATGGGTTTCGTGATTGTGAAGCAATCGGCCTTGGTGCAGGGGCAAAGCCCATCCTTATCGCTGGATTTATGCGATCAATTTGAATATATGCAAAAAACTGGCCAATGGCGCTTCACCCCGCCAACCCATGTGGTGGCGGCGTTTAGAGCAGCGCTCGATCAATATTGGGCAGAAGGCGGCCAGCCTGCACGTTTAGCTCGCTATCAGGCCAATGGCGATGCCCTGCTTGCGGGGATGAAAAAGCTCGGTCTGCAATCCTTTTTGCCCGCCGATTTGCAAGCGCCGATTATCTATACCTTTTTTGCGCCGCATCACCCTGGTTACGATTTTCAGCGCTTTTATCAAGCCGTTCGCGCCCGGGGCTTCTTGCTTTACCCCGGCAAACTCACCGAAGTAGAAACCTTCCGCGTGGGCTGCATCGGCGCGATTGATCAAGCAGAAATCCAGCAAGCAATTGCGGTGATTGCCGAGGTGCTGGCGGAGCTGGGGTGGTCTGATTAA
- a CDS encoding putative 2-aminoethylphosphonate ABC transporter permease subunit, which produces MSTALTLKLDIRERMAGSISYLIAAFLLIGVAGPLLAILGKSLLAQSGEFTGLSNFIEITNVAGFWSAVGNSLWVSALTTTIVLPLAYVFAAALSRSAMPGKAVFRYLALIPLLAPSLLPGISLVYLFGNQGLIKSWLPLGVSIYGPLGIVLGEVFYTFPHALMILLTALAIADARLYEAATALGAGRVRQWFTVTLPAVRYGLISAAFVVFTLVMTDFGVPKLIGGQFNVLAVEAYKQVIGQQNFPKGAVIGLLLLFPALLSFVVDYFVQKKQKALLTARAQPLVAKPSSLRDAAAFLCCSTISLWLIVMLGVAVAASLITLWPYNLSLTLAHFDFEQMDGGGWLAYFNSLKLAFWTAICGVLLVFIGAYLNEKLKVAPLAQAILRVLAMLPMAVPGLVLGLGYVFFFNHPHNPMHSLYGTMGILVLCTVTHFYTTAHLTATTALKQMDAEFEAVAASLKVPFWTTFSRVTVPVCLPAILDIARYYFVSAMTTVSAVIFLYTPDTVLSSLAVLNMDDAGDTAAAAAMATLIVMTSALVCLLFAIASALLGKRSQAWRR; this is translated from the coding sequence ATGAGCACAGCCCTTACTTTAAAGCTCGATATTCGGGAAAGAATGGCGGGCAGCATCAGCTATCTGATTGCGGCATTTTTGCTGATTGGCGTGGCGGGGCCGCTGCTGGCGATTCTGGGTAAGTCTTTACTCGCACAAAGCGGCGAATTCACCGGCTTAAGTAATTTTATTGAAATCACCAATGTGGCAGGCTTTTGGTCTGCGGTGGGCAATAGCCTGTGGGTGTCGGCGTTGACTACGACGATTGTGCTGCCGCTGGCCTATGTCTTTGCCGCAGCGCTGAGTCGTAGCGCCATGCCGGGCAAGGCGGTGTTTCGCTATCTGGCTTTGATTCCGCTCCTCGCGCCGTCCCTTTTACCCGGCATTTCGCTGGTTTATTTATTTGGCAATCAAGGCCTGATCAAAAGCTGGCTGCCGCTGGGCGTCAGCATTTATGGCCCGCTGGGTATTGTACTGGGCGAGGTGTTTTATACCTTTCCACATGCCCTGATGATTTTGCTCACCGCGCTGGCGATTGCCGATGCGCGGCTGTATGAGGCAGCCACCGCGCTGGGGGCTGGGCGAGTGCGGCAATGGTTCACCGTCACTTTGCCAGCAGTGCGTTATGGCCTGATCTCGGCGGCATTTGTGGTGTTTACGCTGGTGATGACCGATTTTGGCGTGCCAAAGCTGATTGGCGGGCAGTTTAATGTGCTGGCGGTTGAGGCGTATAAGCAGGTGATCGGCCAGCAGAATTTCCCTAAGGGCGCGGTGATTGGTCTTTTGCTGCTCTTCCCGGCTTTGCTGTCTTTTGTGGTTGATTACTTTGTGCAAAAAAAGCAAAAAGCCCTGCTTACCGCGCGTGCCCAGCCTTTAGTGGCAAAGCCTTCTTCGCTCAGAGATGCCGCCGCTTTTCTGTGTTGCAGCACAATTTCCCTGTGGTTGATCGTGATGCTGGGCGTGGCCGTAGCGGCGTCTTTAATCACGCTCTGGCCGTATAACTTAAGCCTGACACTGGCGCATTTTGATTTTGAGCAAATGGATGGCGGTGGTTGGCTGGCTTATTTTAATAGCTTAAAGCTCGCATTCTGGACGGCGATCTGCGGCGTGTTGTTGGTATTTATCGGTGCTTATTTAAATGAAAAGCTAAAAGTAGCGCCGCTGGCCCAAGCCATTTTGCGCGTATTAGCGATGTTGCCAATGGCCGTGCCGGGCTTGGTATTGGGCTTGGGTTATGTGTTCTTTTTTAATCACCCGCATAACCCGATGCACAGCCTTTACGGCACGATGGGTATTTTGGTGCTCTGCACCGTGACGCATTTCTATACCACGGCGCATCTCACCGCCACCACTGCGCTTAAGCAGATGGACGCAGAATTTGAAGCCGTCGCCGCCTCGCTGAAAGTGCCGTTCTGGACCACCTTTAGCCGCGTCACCGTACCGGTTTGCCTGCCCGCTATTTTAGATATCGCCCGCTATTATTTTGTTTCTGCCATGACCACTGTCTCTGCTGTGATTTTCCTCTACACGCCAGACACCGTGCTCTCTTCCCTGGCCGTGCTGAATATGGACGACGCAGGCGACACCGCCGCTGCAGCAGCAATGGCTACCCTGATTGTGATGACATCGGCCTTGGTGTGTCTGTTATTCGCTATTGCCTCGGCGCTATTGGGCAAACGCTCGCAAGCGTGGAGAAGGTAG